The Panthera tigris isolate Pti1 chromosome A1, P.tigris_Pti1_mat1.1, whole genome shotgun sequence region TGATGCTTCAATGCAGATATTTCCtctcaagttagtgttttcattttattcaggtaaatacccagaagtggaacttcTGGATCACAtaacatttctacttttaattttttcaggaaaatatttttagtttcatattttgttttattgcaggtatttttatatattgccttAAACCCTCTTTGGAACAAAGTGACAtcagtaaataataatatttatagacCTTGATGATTCTTTCTTAACTTGAGTTGGAGTGTTTGCACttactgtttcttattttattttattttattttattttattttaagtttacttgtttattttgagaaagagagaataccaaacaggctccatgctgtcagcaccgagcctgaggtggggctcaagcccacaaaccacgggaccatgacctgagccaaaatcaagagtcggatgcttaaccgactgagccacccaggcgtcccactggtgcttattttaaaaatgcagcttaGGATAAAATCACGGCAGAAATCACAGCATAAACCTGGCTGAAGGTGGAGCCTGGCTAAGGCCTTGCTTAATCACCTTTTGCCCTttgtgagagtgtgagtggagtgGGGGGTATATCGTTTGCCAGACCTCATTTCCATAAAAAGAAAACGCCATAGTCTTCTAACTTTTATTCAGAAAGAAATCAGCATGGTAAAAATACAGCAGTTATAGATGTGGAAAAGAACTTGATTCCTTGACAAAATCTGTCCTAAGGGGCAGGAGTGGTCCCTGACTGAGTTCCACTTAAACGACATCCAACTACATATGAAGACAAAGTGGCCTCTAGAACAtcttatgaaaacaaaacaagccagcTGGTGGATCCAAGAAAATCACTCGTGGTCATAGTTTACATGAGATGGGGCAAGCTTGCTTTTAATCCAAGCCTGGTATTTCTGGGTTATTAGGGTGTAGATTCCAGGCTTCTTGGGACGGCCACATTGATGACCTCCAGAGACTAAAGCATGGAAGGCACCTTTGCAAACCAAGGGGCCACCCGAGTCAccctggaaagaagaaaatagacaGATACTTGGTAAGAAGCTGTTGAACTTTTTCTACCACCAATTATTGATTATTCAAAGGATTTTTACATGGGCCCTTGGTTTCGTCGTATCCTGAAAGAGGGCTGATACAGCCCTTTCTCAGTGTGGGTTGTCTCTGTTTCTGGGCAGGACAATGattctgtccatctgtctgcctgtctgtctgtctgtctcgctctctgcccACGTCTCTGTCTAGGACTACGTATAAAAACAACCTTTGGTGATCCGTGACTATAGAACTTTAATCCTTAAGGAATAAGTGCAAAGTTTAAAATAACCCACTGAAATGAGAGAAATGTTTCAAACTGTAAATTTCATGTTGGTGCTCCTGGATCTGAAATCAAATTGCTATAGGaacaggcagaaaagagaaatatattgtAGCAAATATATTGGTGTCAGGGACTCTatcttacttttttccctttttgcattCTCGTGTAATTGAACGTAATGCCCTACACGCACACAACACTTCGCGAAGACTTGCTCAATGAACTGATTCCAGAGGACTCGGTTAAACATGTAACTAAGATCTGTCAAGGAAAGTGACAGAATGATAAGAGGGGGCTTTCAAATCTGGAAAGCGACCTTTGCCTCTGCTGCCACTCACATTGCAAATTACAGCATGTTGTGCTCTAGTCAGCCATGACAATAGAGGTGTAGGGGGGTGACAGTGTTGGGGCACTTCAGATACACGTGGTCTCTGAAATCATTATACCCTCCCCTTGATAATACTTAATACAGCATGATGCGAATAGTGTATTCTAATGTCTTAAAGATCAGAAATTCATCTGCACCATTTGTCACTTGTAAACACGAATACctgtggtttttttggttttggttttttttttttttttttttcactgcctcAGGAAACCAAAGATTCTGAAAAGTATAACTATGGTTCCTTTTAGTCAATTTATCAACATTATTGAAGAAACACGTACTATATATTTCAGATGCAGTCTGTTATCCTGATTaacaaatttatgtatgtatttatgtatttatgtatgtatgtattatgtatgtatgtatgtatttatttatttatttattctttcttaagtaggcttcccactcagtgtggagcccaatgtggggcttgaactcacaaccctgagatcaagatgacctgagctgaggtcaagagttagacacttaatcgactgaaccacccaggcatcccctgatTAACGAATATTTGGAGGGTGCTTATGTCTTGGGGAAGTTCTTATGACTCATTCACATGGGAggatgagaaagaacagagaactcAGTGGAGAAATGGAGAGGAACTTTCTGGAGTTGTGATTTTGTGTTCTCCTTACCTCCCCTCTGGGCTGGGGAGCGAATGGAGCCTTTGATTGCACACAACACAGCACTCTGAGATGCCTGTTTGCCTGATAGTCTCTTACCTGGCAGGAATCTTTGTGGCCTCTGTCATCTCCTGCACATATCATGCCTTTAGTTATAACAGGGCTGTGGTTGTAATAACTTGGGCTGTTGCAAAGTTTTCGACTTATGACAGTAACGGTGACTTCACGCAGGGTATCAGAGATCCTTAAAAATTCTGGGTCGGTGGCTCCCCAGCCAGTAACCTGGCATTTTGTTCCAGCTCTAATATCATTTTTGGAGCTTGGGTGCAGCAGCTGAACATGTTGGTTGAGTGTTGCAGCCGTGTGAAGCTGACAGattgaaaagagaataaataatcaTTCGTTCCCAGTAGTATTCTGCTATTAGTCAAAGCGATGTATGTGTGGTCCCTTTGGTCTAGGAAGGCATCCCTCTTCTTGAATCTACTTTGGTGGTAGCCTGCAGCTGTATTTGTGCCTGTTCCTTTTTTGAAATGCTCCCCATTCCCT contains the following coding sequences:
- the GZMK gene encoding granzyme K isoform X2, translating into MMEFYFSLIFLTAGVSMTPECFSMEIIGGREVSPHSRPFMASIQYRGHHVCGGVLIHPQWVLSAAHCRSRNHKGQFFKVILGAHSLSKNEASKQMFDIKKFIPFSRLTSYRKSNDIMLIQLHTAATLNQHVQLLHPSSKNDIRAGTKCQVTGWGATDPEFLRISDTLREVTVTVISRKLCNSPSYYNHSPVITKGMICAGDDRGHKDSCQGDSGGPLVCKGAFHALVSGGHQCGRPKKPGIYTLITQKYQAWIKSKLAPSHVNYDHE
- the GZMK gene encoding granzyme K isoform X1, with amino-acid sequence MMEFYFSLIFLTAGVSMTPECFSMEIIGGREVSPHSRPFMASIQYRGHHVCGGVLIHPQWVLSAAHCRSRNHKGQFFKVILGAHSLSKNEASKQMFDIKKFIPFSRLTSYRKSNDIMLIQLHTAATLNQHVQLLHPSSKNDIRAGTKCQVTGWGATDPEFLRISDTLREVTVTVISRKLCNSPSYYNHSPVITKGMICAGDDRGHKDSCQVRDYQANRHLRVLCCVQSKAPFAPQPRGEVRRTQNHNSRKFLSISPLSSLFFLILPCE